A section of the Streptomyces sp. NBC_01591 genome encodes:
- the mce gene encoding methylmalonyl-CoA epimerase, whose protein sequence is MLTRIDHIGIACFDLDKTVEFYRSTYGFEVFHSEINEEQGVREAMLKINDTSDGGASYLQLLEPTREDSAVGKWLAKNGEGVHHIAFGTPDVDADSADIREKGVRVLYEEPRTGSMGSRITFLHPKDCHGVLTELVTSAAEH, encoded by the coding sequence ATGCTGACGCGAATCGATCACATCGGGATCGCCTGTTTCGACCTCGACAAGACCGTCGAGTTCTACCGCTCGACCTACGGGTTCGAGGTGTTCCATTCCGAGATCAACGAGGAGCAGGGCGTACGGGAGGCCATGCTCAAGATCAACGATACGTCCGACGGCGGCGCTTCCTACCTCCAGCTGCTGGAGCCGACCCGGGAGGACTCGGCCGTGGGCAAGTGGCTGGCGAAGAACGGGGAGGGTGTCCACCACATCGCCTTCGGCACCCCGGATGTCGACGCCGATTCCGCGGACATCCGGGAGAAGGGGGTCAGGGTGCTGTACGAGGAGCCGAGGACAGGGTCCATGGGCTCCCGGATCACCTTCCTGCACCCCAAGGACTGCCATGGCGTCCTCACCGAACTGGTCACGTCCGCAGCGGAGCACTGA
- a CDS encoding response regulator transcription factor — protein sequence MRLLIVEDEKRLATALAAGLTAEGFAVDVVHDGLEGLHRAAEGAYDLVVLDIMLPGMNGYRVCAALRAAGHETPILMLTAKDGEYDEAEGLDTGADDYLTKPFSYVVLVARIRALLRRRGGGTGSPVVTVGALRMDTAARRVHLDGAEITLTTKEFAVLEQLALRSGQVVSKADILEHVWDFAYDGDPNIVEVYVSTLRRKLGAAAIRTVRGAGYRLEAL from the coding sequence ATGCGCCTGTTGATCGTGGAGGACGAGAAGCGGCTCGCGACGGCCCTGGCCGCGGGGCTCACCGCCGAGGGCTTCGCCGTGGACGTGGTGCACGACGGCCTCGAAGGGCTGCACCGGGCCGCCGAGGGGGCGTACGACCTCGTCGTCCTCGACATCATGCTGCCCGGGATGAACGGCTACCGCGTCTGCGCCGCCCTGCGCGCCGCCGGACACGAGACGCCCATCCTGATGCTGACGGCGAAGGACGGGGAGTACGACGAGGCGGAGGGCCTCGACACCGGGGCCGACGACTACCTGACCAAGCCCTTCTCGTACGTCGTCCTGGTGGCCAGGATCCGGGCGCTGCTGCGGCGCCGGGGAGGCGGCACCGGCTCGCCGGTGGTCACCGTCGGCGCCCTGCGCATGGACACCGCCGCCCGGCGCGTCCACCTCGACGGGGCCGAGATCACCCTCACCACCAAGGAGTTCGCGGTGCTGGAACAGCTCGCGCTGCGCTCCGGACAGGTGGTGAGCAAGGCGGACATCCTCGAACACGTCTGGGACTTCGCCTACGACGGCGACCCGAACATCGTCGAGGTGTACGTGAGCACGCTGCGGCGCAAGCTCGGCGCGGCCGCCATCCGCACGGTGCGCGGCGCCGGGTACCGGCTGGAGGCGCTGTGA
- a CDS encoding protein kinase domain-containing protein, whose product MIEPLPPGRARLIGPYQLLGLLGAGGMGEVYLARPAGAPDPLAGLVALKTVRADLDLDDGFRIRFRREIDAAGAVRSPHTAALVGGDAGGRLPWLATEYVPGPSLAEAVIRGGPMPEPVVREMGAGLARALADMHAVRVLHRDLKPGNVLLGADGPKVIDFGIAQAFDATQLTRTGVVVGSPGYISPEHVNGSRALVPASDVFCLGAVLAFAATGRGPFDDSDMAAVIFRIAQGEAELSGVPPQLRAVIEECLRSEAEARPTPHQLAEMLLPGRATPGAFPWTEAVRGQLAAHAVGARAAAEAAAPAAAAPPAPSGAPHPGGPAFAPTPVVPVAVPGDRQGNKRLWIALAAAATVVCVVLGAVLLPGLFEGDGGSDDNAGGTGGGAGPTASASDAVRTKAGPAVVPGADAGHTGDFGAAATDVSRKPAGWKAWKARIENGPVECVLADTSLVCGGPQRVTVLDAANGEQRWRTEPGRAGSGPASVAAVIGTTVYAFQDGALVALGLDDGARKWREPLPEGTQVTDSVQSDGVLYYATKATGTGASRLLAHRLTGSHAGVWDKPWSDRAATAQLALADGRLVAVGAGITVLKSTDGTPLANVAADDVTCRTPVLKGKDLLCSGPDGLTVVDVTDPGSRRSYAPGVDIAYRPTVSRDGTIVISDKKQVYTLRLSDGQLVWSTTEASEGLETEGAPVLAGDRVVLVAGYGTEALDLKPPDTGNVESSGAKLYTGWPAPPGDPLDPATVSLIAQGDALFMGFADGTVLSGNAP is encoded by the coding sequence GTGATCGAGCCGCTTCCACCCGGCAGAGCCCGGCTGATCGGCCCGTACCAGCTTCTCGGACTGCTGGGCGCCGGCGGCATGGGCGAGGTGTATCTCGCCCGGCCCGCCGGTGCGCCGGACCCGCTCGCCGGGCTGGTCGCGCTGAAGACCGTACGCGCCGATCTCGACCTCGACGACGGCTTCCGGATCCGCTTCCGGCGTGAGATCGACGCGGCGGGGGCCGTGCGCAGTCCGCACACCGCGGCTCTCGTCGGCGGCGATGCGGGCGGCCGGCTGCCTTGGCTGGCGACCGAGTACGTCCCCGGCCCCTCGCTGGCCGAGGCGGTGATCCGCGGCGGGCCGATGCCCGAGCCGGTGGTGCGCGAGATGGGCGCCGGTCTCGCCCGCGCGCTCGCCGACATGCACGCCGTACGCGTACTCCACCGCGACCTCAAGCCGGGCAACGTGCTGCTCGGCGCCGACGGCCCGAAGGTGATCGACTTCGGGATCGCCCAGGCCTTCGATGCCACCCAGCTGACCCGGACCGGTGTGGTCGTCGGCAGCCCCGGCTACATCTCGCCGGAGCACGTCAACGGTTCACGCGCGCTCGTACCCGCGTCGGACGTCTTCTGCCTCGGTGCGGTGCTCGCCTTCGCGGCGACCGGCCGGGGCCCGTTCGACGACTCCGACATGGCTGCCGTGATCTTCCGGATCGCCCAGGGCGAGGCCGAACTCTCCGGCGTACCACCGCAGTTGCGCGCGGTGATCGAGGAGTGTCTGCGCAGCGAGGCCGAGGCCCGGCCGACGCCCCATCAGCTGGCCGAGATGCTGCTGCCGGGCCGGGCGACCCCAGGGGCATTCCCCTGGACGGAAGCGGTACGAGGGCAGCTCGCCGCGCACGCGGTGGGGGCGCGCGCCGCCGCCGAGGCGGCCGCCCCGGCCGCCGCCGCACCGCCGGCCCCGTCCGGCGCCCCGCACCCCGGCGGACCCGCCTTCGCCCCGACGCCGGTCGTGCCGGTGGCCGTACCGGGTGACCGGCAGGGCAACAAGCGGCTGTGGATCGCGTTGGCGGCGGCGGCCACGGTGGTGTGCGTGGTGCTGGGTGCGGTGCTGCTGCCGGGACTCTTCGAGGGGGACGGCGGGAGCGACGACAACGCGGGCGGAACCGGTGGCGGCGCGGGGCCGACCGCATCCGCCTCGGACGCCGTGCGGACGAAGGCGGGACCGGCGGTCGTTCCGGGCGCGGACGCGGGCCACACCGGGGACTTCGGGGCGGCCGCCACCGACGTCTCCAGGAAACCGGCGGGCTGGAAGGCGTGGAAGGCCAGGATCGAGAACGGACCGGTGGAGTGCGTGCTGGCGGACACGTCCCTGGTCTGCGGCGGCCCCCAGCGCGTCACCGTGCTGGACGCCGCGAACGGCGAACAGCGCTGGCGGACCGAGCCGGGCCGGGCGGGCAGTGGGCCGGCCTCGGTGGCCGCCGTCATCGGCACCACCGTCTACGCCTTCCAGGACGGTGCCCTGGTGGCGCTCGGCCTGGACGACGGCGCGCGGAAGTGGCGGGAGCCGCTGCCCGAAGGGACGCAGGTGACCGACTCGGTCCAGTCGGACGGAGTCCTGTACTACGCCACGAAGGCCACCGGCACGGGCGCGTCCCGGCTCCTCGCCCACCGGCTCACCGGCAGTCACGCCGGCGTCTGGGACAAGCCGTGGAGCGACCGGGCCGCCACGGCGCAACTCGCCCTCGCCGACGGCCGGCTCGTCGCGGTCGGAGCGGGCATCACCGTCCTGAAGAGCACAGACGGCACCCCGCTGGCCAACGTCGCCGCCGATGACGTCACCTGCCGCACCCCCGTCCTGAAGGGCAAGGACCTCCTCTGCTCGGGCCCGGACGGACTGACCGTCGTCGATGTGACGGACCCCGGCAGCCGCCGGTCGTACGCCCCCGGCGTGGACATCGCCTACCGACCCACCGTGTCACGGGACGGCACGATCGTGATCAGCGACAAGAAGCAGGTGTACACGCTCCGGCTCTCCGACGGCCAGCTGGTCTGGTCGACGACCGAGGCGTCCGAGGGGCTGGAGACCGAGGGCGCCCCGGTCCTGGCAGGGGACCGGGTCGTCCTCGTCGCGGGATATGGCACGGAGGCCCTCGACCTGAAGCCGCCCGACACGGGGAACGTGGAGAGCTCGGGCGCCAAGCTGTACACGGGCTGGCCCGCGCCCCCGGGCGATCCGCTCGATCCGGCGACGGTCTCGCTGATCGCCCAGGGCGATGCCCTGTTCATGGGCTTTGCCGATGGCACGGTCCTCTCGGGCAACGCTCCCTGA
- a CDS encoding MarR family winged helix-turn-helix transcriptional regulator — METETATRWLNDAEQCAWRTHLDVSRLLMHQLEKDLQPFGLTNNDYEILVNLSESDDQRMRMSDLAAATLQSKSRLSHQITRMENAGLVRRENCESDRRGLYAVLTEDGAETMRKVAPHHVASVRKHFMDLLTPEALANLHAALTPVADHLRGRRGKA, encoded by the coding sequence ATGGAGACCGAGACGGCCACCCGCTGGCTGAACGACGCGGAGCAGTGCGCCTGGCGCACCCACCTGGACGTCAGCAGGCTGCTGATGCACCAACTGGAGAAGGATCTCCAGCCGTTCGGCCTGACCAACAACGACTACGAGATCCTGGTCAACCTCTCGGAGTCGGACGACCAGCGCATGCGGATGAGCGACCTCGCCGCCGCGACGCTGCAGTCCAAGAGCAGGCTCTCGCACCAGATCACCCGCATGGAGAACGCGGGCCTGGTCCGCAGGGAGAACTGCGAGTCCGACCGGCGCGGCCTGTACGCGGTCCTCACCGAGGACGGCGCGGAGACGATGCGCAAGGTGGCGCCGCACCACGTGGCGTCGGTCCGCAAGCACTTCATGGACCTGCTGACGCCGGAGGCGCTGGCGAACCTGCACGCGGCGCTGACCCCGGTCGCGGACCATCTGCGGGGACGACGCGGCAAGGCGTGA
- a CDS encoding sensor histidine kinase → MRSVRARAALGATVVVALALIGAGLSVLLVLRANLTDQAGLQAEVVAREVAGQLALGVPYDRLEMRDEEDHPVQVTDEEGRVVAVSKDLRAISGTGTDRVTPVPSPTAGQSDGGSGDDDGSDDDGGDDDDGRGTPGRGEVDSDEPDFGNGTADVDGDTADYRFASVRATTPDGVTLTVHAGAPLAAEQEAVGTVRGAMLIGLPLMLLVVAGVTWLVTRRALRPVEGIRREMAAITASEDLSRRVPEPGSRDEIARLARTTNETLTALEASVDRQRRFVADASHELRSPIASLRTQLEVGAAHPELLDVPGAVADTVRLQALAADLLLLARLDAGERPGRTALDLGALVREEVSQRSGDRIAVTVSVPDSGPDSGQFEVAGSRGQLARVIGNLLDNAERHARSAVTVSVRAAERGGVVVAVTDDGAGVPPDERERIFERFVRLDDARTRDDGGAGLGLAIARDVAARHGGRLTVDGAPEGGARFELWLPGAG, encoded by the coding sequence GTGAGGTCGGTACGGGCCAGGGCCGCGCTGGGTGCCACCGTGGTGGTCGCCCTCGCGCTGATCGGTGCCGGGCTCTCCGTGCTCCTCGTCCTGCGCGCCAACCTCACCGACCAGGCGGGGCTGCAGGCCGAGGTGGTGGCCCGGGAAGTGGCCGGACAGCTGGCCCTCGGCGTGCCGTACGACCGGCTGGAGATGCGCGACGAGGAGGACCACCCGGTCCAGGTGACCGACGAGGAAGGGCGCGTGGTCGCCGTCTCCAAGGACCTCCGGGCGATCTCCGGCACCGGCACGGACCGGGTCACGCCGGTCCCGTCACCGACCGCCGGGCAGTCCGACGGCGGGAGCGGCGACGACGACGGGAGCGACGACGACGGAGGGGATGACGACGACGGTCGCGGCACCCCCGGCCGGGGCGAAGTCGACTCCGACGAACCGGACTTCGGCAACGGCACGGCCGACGTCGACGGCGACACGGCCGACTACCGCTTCGCGTCCGTCCGGGCGACGACTCCCGACGGGGTGACCCTGACCGTCCACGCGGGCGCCCCGCTGGCCGCCGAGCAGGAGGCCGTGGGCACGGTGCGCGGAGCGATGCTCATCGGGCTGCCGCTGATGCTGCTCGTCGTCGCCGGGGTGACCTGGCTGGTGACCCGGCGGGCGCTGCGCCCGGTCGAGGGCATCCGGCGCGAGATGGCCGCGATCACCGCGTCCGAGGACCTGAGCCGGCGGGTACCGGAGCCCGGCTCGCGCGACGAGATCGCCCGGCTGGCCCGTACGACCAATGAGACGCTCACCGCTCTGGAGGCCTCCGTCGACCGGCAGCGGCGGTTCGTCGCGGACGCCTCGCACGAACTGCGCAGCCCGATCGCCTCCCTGCGCACCCAGTTGGAGGTGGGCGCGGCTCATCCGGAGTTGCTGGACGTGCCGGGCGCGGTCGCCGACACCGTACGGCTCCAGGCGCTGGCCGCCGATCTCCTGCTGCTGGCCAGGCTGGACGCGGGGGAGCGGCCGGGCCGTACGGCGCTGGACCTGGGCGCGCTGGTCCGCGAGGAGGTCTCGCAGCGCAGTGGTGACCGGATCGCGGTGACGGTGTCCGTGCCGGACTCAGGGCCGGACTCAGGGCAGTTCGAAGTGGCCGGATCGCGTGGGCAGTTGGCGCGGGTGATCGGCAATCTGCTGGACAACGCGGAGCGTCATGCACGGAGCGCGGTGACGGTCTCGGTGCGTGCGGCGGAACGGGGCGGCGTGGTCGTCGCCGTCACCGACGACGGGGCGGGAGTGCCGCCGGACGAGCGCGAGCGGATCTTCGAACGTTTCGTACGGCTCGACGACGCCCGTACCCGGGACGACGGCGGCGCGGGCCTGGGCCTGGCCATCGCCCGGGACGTCGCCGCCCGGCACGGGGGCCGGCTGACGGTCGACGGTGCGCCGGAGGGCGGCGCCCGGTTCGAGCTCTGGCTGCCCGGCGCCGGCTGA
- the meaB gene encoding methylmalonyl Co-A mutase-associated GTPase MeaB codes for MVDVPTLVEQARAGRPRAVARLISLVEGASPQLREVMAALAPLTGNAYVVGLTGSPGVGKSTSTSALVTAYRRAGKRVGVLAVDPSSPFSGGALLGDRVRMSEHASDPGVYIRSMATRGHLGGLAWSAPQAIRVLDAAGCEVILVETVGVGQSEVEIASQADTSVVLLAPGMGDGIQAAKAGILEIGDVYVVNKADRDGADATARELNHMLGLGESRGPGDWRPPIVKTVAARSEGIDEVVEALEKHRAWMEERGVLAERRTARAAREVETIAVTRLRERIGDLHGDRHLGALAERIVAGSLDPYAAADELVAGLTGEV; via the coding sequence ATGGTGGACGTCCCCACCCTGGTCGAGCAGGCACGTGCGGGCCGGCCGCGGGCCGTGGCCCGGCTCATCTCCCTGGTGGAGGGGGCGTCGCCGCAGCTGCGCGAGGTGATGGCGGCCCTGGCGCCGCTGACCGGCAACGCGTACGTCGTCGGCCTGACCGGTTCACCCGGTGTCGGCAAGTCGACATCGACGTCGGCGCTCGTCACGGCGTACCGGCGGGCCGGCAAGCGGGTCGGCGTCCTGGCCGTCGACCCGTCCTCGCCGTTCTCGGGCGGGGCGCTCCTCGGCGACCGGGTCCGGATGTCGGAGCACGCCTCCGACCCGGGCGTCTACATCCGCTCCATGGCCACCCGCGGACATCTGGGCGGTCTCGCCTGGTCGGCACCGCAGGCGATCCGGGTGCTGGACGCGGCGGGCTGCGAGGTGATCCTGGTGGAGACGGTCGGCGTCGGCCAGTCGGAGGTGGAGATCGCCTCCCAGGCCGACACCTCCGTCGTCCTGCTGGCACCCGGCATGGGGGACGGCATCCAGGCGGCGAAGGCCGGAATCCTGGAGATCGGCGATGTCTACGTCGTCAACAAGGCCGACCGGGACGGCGCGGACGCCACCGCGCGCGAGCTCAACCACATGCTGGGCCTCGGCGAGTCGCGGGGCCCCGGCGACTGGCGGCCGCCGATCGTGAAGACGGTCGCCGCCCGGAGCGAGGGCATCGACGAGGTCGTCGAGGCGCTGGAGAAGCACCGGGCGTGGATGGAGGAGCGCGGAGTGCTCGCCGAGCGGCGCACGGCGCGCGCTGCCCGCGAGGTCGAGACCATCGCCGTCACCCGGCTGCGCGAGCGCATCGGCGACCTGCACGGCGACCGCCACCTCGGCGCGCTCGCCGAACGCATCGTGGCGGGCAGCCTCGACCCGTACGCGGCGGCGGACGAGCTGGTGGCGGGGCTCACCGGCGAGGTGTGA
- a CDS encoding acetyl-CoA C-acetyltransferase encodes MSGTTGTTSVIVAGARTPMGRLLGSLKSFSGSDLGGFAIKAALDRAGIGGDQVEYVIMGQVLQAGAGQIPARQAAVKAGIPMNVPALTVNKVCLSGLDAIALADQLIRAGEFDVVVAGGQESMTNAPHLLPKSREGHKYGAIEMLDSMAYDGLTDAYENIPMGESTEKHNSRLGLGRADQDEIGALSHQRAAAAQKNGLFEAEITPVEIPQRKGDPVLFAKDEGIRPETTVESLGKLRPAFAKDGTITAGTSSQISDGAAAVVVMSKAKAEELGLDWIAEIGAHGNVAGPDNSLQSQPSNAIKHALKKDGLEVADLDLIEINEAFAAVAVQSMKDLGVTPDKVNVNGGAIALGHPIGMSGARVVLHLALELKRRGGGTGAAALCGGGGQGDALIIRVPGK; translated from the coding sequence ATGTCTGGAACGACCGGTACCACCTCAGTGATCGTCGCGGGCGCGCGTACGCCCATGGGCCGCCTCCTCGGCTCGCTGAAGAGCTTCTCCGGCTCCGACCTCGGCGGTTTCGCCATCAAGGCCGCGCTGGACCGGGCCGGCATCGGCGGCGACCAGGTCGAGTACGTGATCATGGGCCAGGTGCTGCAGGCCGGTGCGGGCCAGATCCCGGCCCGTCAGGCCGCGGTCAAGGCGGGCATCCCGATGAACGTTCCCGCGCTCACCGTGAACAAGGTGTGTCTGTCCGGGCTCGACGCGATCGCCCTCGCCGACCAGCTCATCCGCGCCGGTGAGTTCGACGTAGTCGTCGCCGGTGGCCAGGAGTCCATGACGAACGCCCCGCACCTGCTCCCGAAGTCCCGCGAGGGCCACAAGTACGGCGCGATCGAGATGCTCGACTCCATGGCGTACGACGGTCTGACCGACGCCTACGAGAACATCCCGATGGGCGAGTCCACCGAGAAGCACAACTCCCGCCTCGGCCTGGGCCGCGCCGACCAGGACGAGATCGGTGCCCTCTCGCACCAGCGCGCCGCCGCGGCCCAGAAGAACGGCCTCTTCGAGGCCGAGATCACCCCGGTCGAGATCCCGCAGCGCAAGGGCGACCCGGTCCTCTTCGCCAAGGACGAGGGCATCCGCCCGGAGACCACCGTGGAGTCGCTCGGCAAGCTGCGCCCCGCATTCGCCAAGGACGGCACGATCACCGCGGGCACCTCCTCGCAGATCTCCGACGGCGCGGCCGCGGTCGTCGTCATGAGCAAGGCCAAGGCCGAGGAGCTGGGCCTGGACTGGATCGCCGAGATCGGCGCCCACGGCAATGTGGCGGGCCCGGACAACTCGCTCCAGTCGCAGCCCTCCAACGCCATCAAGCACGCCCTCAAGAAGGACGGCCTGGAGGTGGCGGACCTCGACCTCATCGAGATCAACGAGGCGTTCGCCGCGGTCGCCGTCCAGTCGATGAAGGACCTCGGCGTCACCCCGGACAAGGTGAACGTCAACGGCGGCGCCATCGCGCTGGGCCACCCGATCGGCATGTCCGGCGCCCGTGTGGTGCTGCACCTGGCGCTGGAGCTGAAGCGGCGCGGCGGCGGCACCGGTGCGGCGGCGCTGTGCGGCGGCGGCGGCCAGGGCGACGCGCTGATCATCCGCGTTCCGGGCAAGTAG
- a CDS encoding PepSY domain-containing protein: MKRKIVIAAVTAAVLVGGGAATAVAFADDDGHDRGTRSSATSGSTARVDVGDAASAAVKAVPGTVTEAELDDEDGGLVWELDVYGSDKAWHDVTVDAGNAKVLGKHVSDDDDDRDRHAPRSARVSLDAAVDAALKANPGTVTSIDLDDHDGRNGGALHWEVDVRGKDGKQHELNVDANTGKVTADHVDDDSHDRDGHDSDGRDDD; encoded by the coding sequence ATGAAGCGCAAGATCGTCATCGCCGCAGTCACCGCGGCCGTGCTCGTCGGCGGCGGAGCCGCCACGGCGGTCGCCTTCGCGGACGACGACGGCCACGACCGCGGGACCCGGTCCAGCGCGACGAGCGGCAGCACCGCCCGCGTCGACGTCGGCGACGCCGCCTCGGCCGCCGTGAAGGCCGTCCCGGGCACGGTCACCGAGGCCGAGCTGGACGACGAGGACGGCGGGCTCGTCTGGGAGCTCGATGTCTACGGCTCCGACAAGGCCTGGCACGACGTGACGGTGGACGCGGGCAACGCCAAGGTGCTCGGCAAGCACGTCTCCGACGATGACGACGACCGCGACCGGCACGCGCCCCGGTCGGCCCGGGTGTCGCTGGACGCGGCCGTCGACGCCGCGCTGAAGGCGAACCCCGGGACCGTGACGTCGATCGACCTGGACGACCACGACGGCCGGAACGGCGGGGCGCTGCACTGGGAGGTCGACGTCCGGGGCAAGGACGGAAAGCAGCACGAGCTGAACGTCGACGCGAACACGGGCAAGGTGACGGCGGACCACGTAGACGACGACAGCCACGACCGCGACGGTCACGACAGCGATGGTCGCGACGACGACTAG
- a CDS encoding protein kinase domain-containing protein translates to MLGPLREDSPRRIGPYGIRARLGAGGMGEVFLGVRDDGGEPVAVKTVRRDVAQDPGFRSRFRREITVARSVAGPHLALLLDGDADAEVPWLATGYVAGPTLSAAVRRAGAMDEAEVRMLGAGLARALAAVHAAGIVHRDVKPGNVMLAADGPSLIDFGIARDSGATPLTTTSRMVGSPAFMSPEHVAGSGRVVSASDVFCLATVLCYAATGRDPFGDGPVAAVLYRVKYVEADLDDVPDALRAVLERCLVADPAARPAAAELAELLDPGAAQRWPDPVAQHIAEHGRELARVMALGGPLLPGYTPTEVAAGGRPGLHQLPTQGADFTPGLHAAPTQGPGVAPPAGGTTQTPPPRRSRRALGAALAALIVLGAATGGILAWRNGGEAPNKAAPEGSSASPVKIVAGVDENGGPDASGTVPYGRDVRPAGWKKSWKGKFTGSPIGCSAGRDVVVCRMVDGTYEALSAADGHRMWTFDSGESGRTAGYGPRGQFFMPAGATRPTVYDDTVLLAAGDRLRSLDARTGKVRWETRSGGAHNLDSAPVVVDGLVFAATTAAPEGAELAAYDLRTGVEKWREQLAPQDISHAQKGNFWPVATDGKVVYAVGEDAPKAFRPKDGTVLGTAGGEAVQGAGDGTNSGCGSLRARGPFAFCTTYVINDDPSGFGDDMVVLRFATGTLRTQGRVSVDSSLVAGAKLTALDDRVITIRRGDEYAESVPDEVVVVGRDSGRPLGRFPLGRKVAQGMSNPVSDPMIDADTVVWADSTTLYTVPMRPDGSLGPLVRTRIPGAPGRTRTPTYDSVTNGIDLEQELLDPQVLPVGGVVHTVYDDGTTVSVPLPG, encoded by the coding sequence ATGTTGGGTCCGCTGCGGGAGGACTCGCCGAGACGGATCGGTCCGTACGGGATACGGGCCCGGCTCGGCGCGGGCGGCATGGGTGAGGTCTTCCTCGGCGTCCGGGACGACGGCGGCGAGCCCGTCGCCGTCAAGACCGTCCGCCGGGACGTGGCCCAGGACCCCGGCTTCCGCAGCCGCTTCCGCCGCGAGATCACCGTCGCCCGGTCCGTCGCCGGCCCCCATCTCGCCCTGTTGCTCGACGGGGACGCCGACGCCGAAGTGCCCTGGCTCGCCACCGGATACGTGGCGGGGCCGACCCTGTCCGCCGCCGTCCGCCGGGCGGGCGCGATGGACGAGGCCGAGGTACGGATGCTCGGCGCCGGACTCGCCCGCGCCCTGGCGGCCGTCCACGCGGCCGGGATCGTCCACCGCGATGTGAAGCCCGGCAACGTGATGCTCGCGGCGGACGGTCCGAGCCTGATCGACTTCGGGATCGCCCGCGACTCCGGCGCGACCCCGCTCACCACCACCAGCCGCATGGTCGGCAGCCCGGCCTTCATGTCCCCGGAGCATGTGGCGGGCAGCGGACGCGTCGTCTCCGCCTCGGACGTCTTCTGCCTCGCCACCGTGCTCTGTTACGCCGCCACCGGACGCGATCCCTTCGGGGACGGCCCGGTCGCCGCCGTGCTCTACCGGGTCAAGTACGTCGAGGCCGACCTCGACGACGTGCCCGACGCGCTGCGTGCCGTACTGGAACGCTGCCTGGTGGCCGACCCGGCCGCCCGCCCGGCCGCCGCCGAACTCGCGGAGCTGCTCGACCCCGGCGCGGCACAGCGGTGGCCGGACCCGGTGGCGCAGCACATCGCCGAGCACGGGCGCGAACTGGCCCGGGTCATGGCGCTGGGCGGCCCGCTGCTGCCGGGGTACACGCCGACCGAGGTGGCTGCCGGAGGCCGACCGGGCCTCCACCAACTGCCTACCCAGGGGGCCGACTTCACCCCGGGCCTGCATGCCGCACCTACTCAGGGCCCCGGTGTCGCCCCGCCCGCCGGGGGCACCACCCAAACCCCGCCGCCGCGCCGCTCCCGTCGCGCCCTGGGCGCCGCCCTCGCCGCCCTGATCGTGCTGGGCGCGGCCACGGGGGGAATCCTGGCCTGGCGCAACGGCGGTGAAGCGCCCAACAAGGCTGCGCCCGAGGGAAGTTCGGCCTCGCCCGTCAAGATCGTGGCGGGCGTGGACGAGAACGGCGGTCCCGACGCCTCGGGCACGGTCCCGTACGGTCGCGATGTCCGGCCGGCGGGGTGGAAGAAGTCCTGGAAGGGGAAGTTCACGGGGTCGCCGATCGGTTGTTCGGCGGGCCGGGATGTGGTGGTCTGCCGGATGGTGGACGGCACGTACGAGGCGTTGTCGGCCGCCGACGGGCACCGGATGTGGACGTTCGACTCCGGAGAGTCCGGACGGACCGCGGGTTACGGGCCCCGCGGCCAGTTCTTCATGCCGGCCGGTGCCACCCGCCCCACCGTGTACGACGACACCGTCCTCCTCGCTGCGGGCGACCGGCTGCGGTCACTGGACGCCAGGACCGGCAAGGTCCGTTGGGAGACCCGGTCGGGCGGCGCGCACAATCTGGACAGCGCGCCGGTCGTCGTCGACGGCCTGGTCTTCGCCGCCACCACAGCGGCTCCCGAGGGAGCGGAGCTTGCCGCGTACGACCTGAGGACCGGCGTCGAAAAGTGGCGCGAGCAGTTGGCTCCGCAGGACATCTCCCACGCGCAGAAGGGCAACTTCTGGCCGGTCGCCACCGACGGCAAGGTGGTGTACGCCGTCGGCGAGGACGCACCGAAGGCGTTCCGGCCGAAGGACGGCACGGTGCTGGGAACGGCCGGCGGTGAGGCCGTCCAGGGAGCCGGCGACGGGACGAACTCGGGGTGCGGATCGCTCCGGGCGCGAGGACCTTTCGCCTTCTGTACGACATACGTCATCAACGACGATCCTTCCGGCTTCGGCGATGACATGGTCGTGCTGCGGTTCGCGACGGGGACGCTCCGGACGCAGGGCCGGGTGTCGGTCGATTCCTCGCTCGTCGCCGGGGCGAAGCTGACCGCGCTCGACGACCGGGTGATCACGATCCGCCGGGGCGACGAGTACGCCGAGAGCGTGCCCGACGAGGTCGTCGTCGTGGGCCGTGACAGCGGCCGACCGCTCGGTCGGTTCCCGCTCGGTCGGAAGGTGGCACAAGGCATGAGCAACCCGGTCTCCGACCCCATGATCGACGCGGACACGGTGGTGTGGGCGGACAGCACGACGCTGTACACGGTTCCGATGCGCCCCGATGGCAGCCTGGGCCCACTTGTCAGGACCCGGATTCCGGGCGCTCCGGGCCGGACCAGGACGCCGACGTACGACTCCGTCACCAACGGCATCGATCTGGAGCAGGAACTGCTCGACCCGCAGGTGCTGCCGGTCGGCGGCGTCGTGCACACCGTGTACGACGACGGCACCACGGTCTCCGTACCGCTGCCCGGATGA